A stretch of the Malus sylvestris chromosome 10, drMalSylv7.2, whole genome shotgun sequence genome encodes the following:
- the LOC126585730 gene encoding phospho-N-acetylmuramoyl-pentapeptide-transferase homolog — protein sequence MTSSSAYSFTLLHHLSPLQLSRSRHCSSSLCTPVRRRSVSAFSFRSSGIRFDLQLIGRRNGRRFCYSSVDFGSFDSESADITPLDNWGAGREGSTGYMIYSSGEDSDGEFVVTPVADIDLPAITVSADDARAVTAHRLAMLGRQRKKHRIRHGVLLNMGLILFLVVLLLYVDSCAWRIVRLPLAPFHLTCPFFVSAILASCAGYVCVPLLYVLKIRQIIRKEGPARHSLKKRTPTMGGLFFIPIGVIVAKFIAGFSSVEVSGAAAATLAFAAIGLLDDILSLVKKHNTGLSAWTKIILEVAVGTWFSYWLHTASLSSPYGMKLLVPLPGLGLVFLGKCYLLLASFCFVSMGNGVNLTDGLDGLAGGSAALAFVGMSIAVLPICSDLAIFGASMAGACVGFLLHNRYKASVFMGDSGSLALGGGLAAMACCTGMFFPLFISSGIFVIEASSVILQVLYFKTTNRLHGAGRRLFRMAPFHHHLELCGLKEPVIVAGAYAISSILALCAGYLGLISA from the exons ATGACGTCGTCATCAGCTTATTCTTTCACTCTCCTCcaccatctctctcctctccaacTCTCTCGCTCCCGCCACTGCTCCTCCTCACTTTGCACACCCGTTCGCCGCCGATCCGTTTCGGCCTTTTCGTTTCGGAGTTCCGGTATCCGATTCGATCTTCAG TTGATAGGGCGGAGAAATGGGCGCCGCTTTTGCTACAGTTCTGTCGATTTCGGGTCTTTTGATTCG gAATCAGCTGATATAACACCACTTGATAATTGGGGGGCCGGACGTGAAGGGTCTACAGGGTACATGATTTATTCCAGCGGCGAAGATAGTGACGGAGAGTTTGTAGTAACCCCCGTTGCTGATATCGATTTGCCTGCCATCACCGTATCAGCTGATGATGCTAGGGCTGTCACTGCTCACCGGCTTGCAATGCTTGGACGTCAGCGTAAGAAGCACAG GATCAGACATGGAGTATTACTCAACATGGGATTGATACTGTTCCTAGTGGTGTTACTTTTATATGTGGATTCATGTGCATGGAGGATTGTTAGACTACCCTTGGCACCGTTTCACTTGACCTGCCCCTTTTTCGTTTCAGCCATTTTAGCCTCTTGTGCGGGATATGTGTGTGTTCCTCTACTCTATGTCTTGAAGATTCGTCAAATTATCAGAAAAGAAGGGCCTGCAAGGCACTCCTTGAAGAAAAGAACTCCCACGATGGGTGGACTATTTTTTATACCAATTGGTGTAATTGTTGCGAAATTTATTGCCGGTTTTTCTTCCGTTGAAGTTTCTGGAGCTGCTGCAGCAACTCTTGCATTTGCTGCAATTGGGCTACTTGATGATATCTTAAGCCTCGTCAAGAAACATAACACGGGTTTATCTGCATGGacaaaaataattttggag GTAGCTGTTGGAACCTGGTTTTCGTATTGGTTGCATACTGCAAGTCTATCATCACCCTATGGCAT GAAACTGTTGGTTCCTCTACCTGGACTGGGACTTGTGTTCCTGGGAAAATGTTATCTACTGTTGGCTTCATTCTGTTTCGTATCTATGGgaaatggggttaacttaacaGATGGTCTTGATGGTCTGGCTGGAGGGTCAGCTGCATTGGCTTTTGTAGGAATGTCGATTGCAGTTCTTCCAATATGTTCTG ACCTTGCTATATTTGGAGCATCAATGGCAGGAGCTTGTGTTGGTTTTCTTTTGCACAACCGATACAAGGCATCTGTATTCATGGGTGATTCCGGATCCCTGGCACTTGGGGGAGGGTTAGCTGCAATGGCTTGTTGCACAGGGATGTTTTTCCCCttatttatttcatctggaatctTTGTCATCGAAGCCTCGTCAGTTATTTTGCAG GTACTATACTTCAAGACAACCAATCGTTTACATGGAGCTGGGCGCCGTCTCTTCCGAATGGCACCCTTTCATCACCACCTTGAACTATGTGGATTAAAAGAACCGGTTATTGTTGCTGGTGCATACGCTATATCATCCATACTCGCGTTATGTGCAGGCTATCTCGGCCTTATTTCTGCATAG
- the LOC126585732 gene encoding 40S ribosomal protein S14-3-like, with amino-acid sequence MSKKKVREPKEDNVTLGPILKDGEHAFGVAHIYASFNDTFIHVTDLSGRETLVRITGGMKVKADRDESSPYAAMLAAQDVAQRCKELGITALHIKLRATGGNKTKTPGPGAQSALRALARSGMRIGRIEDVTPIPTDSTRRKGGRRGRRL; translated from the exons ATG TCGAAGAAGAAGGTTAGAGAGCCAAAGGAAGACAATGTCACCCTTGGTCCCATCCTCAAGGATGGAGAACATGCCTTTGGTGTTGCACACATTTATGCGTCATTCAATGACACATTCATT CACGTGACTGATCTGTCAGGAAGAGAAACCCTTGTGCGTATCACCG GTGGTATGAAGGTGAAGGCTGACAGGGATGAGTCTTCCCCATATGCTGCTATGCTTGCAGCACAGGATGTTGCGCAGAGATGCAAG GAATTGGGCATTACTGCACTTCATATTAAGCTCCGTGCCACTGGTgggaacaaaacaaaaacaccaGGTCCAGGTGCCCAGTCTGCCCTCCGGGCTCTTGCTCGTTCTGGAATGAGAATTGGTCGTATAG AGGATGTGACTCCAATTCCAACTGACAGCACCCGTAGAAAGGGTGGAAGGAGAGGAAGGAGGCTGTAA
- the LOC126586593 gene encoding 60S ribosomal protein L18a-like protein, whose amino-acid sequence MSDDSKTRGLSGDQQGQSQSQSQQQYYGTFQGVANYYPPPPQPPPEPVVGFPQPVPPPRSSGRPPLPPLPPLPPHHHHHHHHHHQHGYQTVTGYAVVEGRPVRERRLPCCGIGIGWLLFIAGFFLGGIPWYVGTFILLCVQVDYREKPGYVACTIAAILAVIAITLGVTNGAENLMRFN is encoded by the exons ATGAGCGACGACTCCAAGACCAGAGGCCTTTCCGGCGACCAGCAGGGGCAGAGCCAGAGCCAGAGCCAGCAGCAGTACTACGGCACCTTCCAAGGCGTCGCCAACTACTACCCTCCGCCTCCGCAGCCACCGCCTGAGCCGGTTGTCGGGTTTCCTCAGCCGGTCCCACCTCCCCGTTCTTCCGGCCGTCCTCCCTTGCCTCCCTTGCCTCCCTTGCCTCCccatcatcaccaccaccaccaccaccatcaccaacaTGGATACCAAACGGTTACGG GTTATGCTGTTGTGGAAGGAAGACCTGTAAGGGAACGACGCCTTCCTTGCTGTGGCATCGGCATAGGCTGGTTATT GTTTATAGCAGGTTTCTTTCTTGGAGGCATCCCCTGGTATGTTGGAACTTTCATCTTACTTTGTGTGCAGGTGGACTACAGAGAAAAACCTGGATATGTAGCATGCACAATAGCT GCGATTCTTGCTGTGATTGCTATTACTCTGGGCGTAACGAATGGAGCTGAAAACCTGATGAGGTTTAATTAA
- the LOC126586594 gene encoding 60S ribosomal protein L18a-2 produces the protein MGVFKFHQYQVVGRKLPTETDEQPKIYRMKLWATNEVRAKSKFWYFLRKLKKVKKSNGQVLAINEIFEKNPTTIKNYGIWLRYQSRTGYHNMYKEYRDTTLNGAVEQMYIEMASRHRVRFPCIQIIKTATIPAKLCKRESTKQFHNSKIKFPLVFRKVRPPSRKLKTTYKASRPNLFM, from the exons ATGGGTGTTTTCAAG TTCCACCAGTACCAGGTCGTCGGGAGGAAGCTCCCTACCGAGACCGATGAGCAGCCGAAGATATACAGAATGAAGCTGTGGGCCACCAACGAGGTTCGCGCCAAGTCCAAGTTCTG GTATTTTCTGAGGAAGCtgaagaaggtgaagaagagCAATGGCCAAGTTCTTGCCATCAATGAG ATCTTTGAGAAGAACCCAACAACCATCAAGAACTATGGTATCTGGTTGAGGTATCAAAGCAGGACGGGTTACCACAACATGTACAAAGAGTACCGTGACACCACTCTAAATGGTGCCGTGGAGCAGATGTACATTGAGATGGCATCTCGCCACAGGGTCAGGTTTCCTTGTATCCAGATCATCAAGACTGCCACCATCCCCGCTAAGCTTTGCAAGAGGGAAAGCACCAAGCAATTCCACAACTCCAAGATCAAGTTCCCGTTGGTGTTCAGGAAGGTTAGACCACCATCCAGGAAGTTGAAGACTACATACAAGGCATCGAGGCCCaacttgtttatgtaa
- the LOC126585570 gene encoding cytochrome b561 domain-containing protein At4g18260, which yields MQTSLKLASFTISTYYLLLLLLPLVSCSLHADVNQHSSHENIKENIHKMSPRMTFNVTVHGLLSWFSMGFLMPLGILVIRMSAREERGATRAKVLFYLHIVLQVLSVLLATAGAAMSLRNFENSFNNNHQRLGLALYAAIWIQTLIGFFRPRRGKKERSVWYLAHWMLGTVISLVGIINIYTGLEAYHKRTQRSSGLWTVLFTAEVSFIAAYYLFQDKRDYIQKQGVLLGTTRQQQQEDEEIAQRQHQNQKEMLPAQQPSGKVNALKNLFD from the exons atgcaGACTTCCCTCAAGCTAGCATCTTTCACTATTTCTACatattatcttcttcttcttcttctaccaTTAGTTAGTTGCTCATTGCATGCAGATGTCAACCAACACAGCAGTCACGAgaacataaaagaaaatattCACAAG ATGAGTCCCCGGATGACGTTTAACGTTACAGTTCATGGGCTCCTCTCATGGTTTTCAATGGGGTTTTTGATGCCCCTTGGAATACTTGTAATTAGAATGTCTGCTAGAGAGGAACGTGGGGCAACAAGAGCCAAAGTTCTCTTCTATCTCCATATTGTTTTGCAG GTGCTGTCGGTGCTTCTTGCCACCGCTGGTGCTGCGATGTCCCTAAGAAACTTTGAGAACTCCTTCAACAACAACCACCAAAGATTAGGTCTAGCACTGTATGCTGCCATATGGATACAAACCCTAATAGGATTTTTCAGGCCTCGCAG gggaaagaaagaaagaagtgtATGGTACTTGGCACATTGGATGCTTGGGACAGTGATATCCTTGGTAGGGATAATCAACATCTACACTGGATTAGAAGCCTACCATAAGAGAACACAGAGAAGCTCAGGGCTTTGGACTGTTCTTTTCACAGCTGAGGTTTCCTTCATTGCTGCGTATTATCTCTTCCAAGACAAAAGAGATTATATACAAAAACAAGGAGTGCTTTTAGGCACAACCAGGCAGCAACagcaagaagatgaagaaattgcTCAAAGGCAGCACCAAAATCAAAAGGAGATGTTGCCAGCTCAGCAGCCTAGTGGCAAAGTCAATGCACTCAAGAACTTGTTTGACTAA